In the Anaerobaca lacustris genome, one interval contains:
- a CDS encoding PAS domain S-box protein, whose product MSEEQIIGRKCFELIGRTSPCLRCASAQALETRQVTSIERHVPELDRWIDVTSIPILDSDGNVVLLVERLQDITDRKKAEERAHFDNHFRDLVAKASACFVQMGDNRSFDEAVDQALASLGQLFGVDRSYLFRFSEDLTTMDNTHEWCAEGITAQKDRIQKFPSDSMAWWKARMLERHPVQIPDVDALPAEAATEKEEFQSQGIQSLICLPICDDQKRLIAFFGFDAVGAPHLWPEEQVAMLQVLAEIIGSTIGRIEAIHSLSESQARLDKVVGAAQDAIVMLDPEGNISMWNAAAEQTFAYSSAEAMGQNLHKLLAPPRFHEAHHRGFAEFGRSGTGGAVGKVVELSALRKNGKEFPVELSLSSIQIKGSWHAVGILRDITDRKRAEDALKDERCRLANIIEGTHAGTWEWNVQSGKTVFNEIWAELLGYRLDELSPTDITTWEKLVHPDDVPRCREILEQHFAAERSDYDCEYRMKHKQGHCVWIQDRGRVVTRTAEGKPSMMFGTHTDITERK is encoded by the coding sequence CTGTCCGAGGAGCAGATCATCGGACGGAAATGCTTCGAGTTGATCGGCCGTACCAGCCCGTGCCTTCGATGCGCTTCGGCACAGGCGCTCGAAACCAGACAGGTTACGTCAATCGAAAGGCATGTGCCCGAACTGGATCGATGGATCGACGTGACGAGCATTCCCATTCTCGATAGCGACGGAAACGTTGTTCTGCTCGTCGAGAGATTGCAGGACATCACCGACCGTAAGAAGGCCGAGGAGAGGGCACACTTCGACAATCATTTTCGCGATCTGGTTGCCAAAGCGTCGGCGTGCTTTGTACAGATGGGCGACAACAGGAGTTTCGACGAGGCAGTTGACCAGGCGTTGGCGTCACTCGGTCAGTTGTTCGGGGTGGACCGCAGCTATCTCTTCCGCTTCTCCGAAGACCTGACCACTATGGACAACACGCACGAGTGGTGCGCGGAGGGAATCACGGCACAGAAGGACCGCATCCAGAAGTTTCCCTCGGACAGCATGGCCTGGTGGAAGGCCCGGATGCTCGAGCGGCATCCCGTGCAGATTCCCGACGTGGATGCGCTGCCCGCGGAAGCAGCGACGGAGAAGGAGGAGTTCCAGTCCCAGGGCATTCAGTCCTTGATCTGCCTGCCGATCTGCGATGACCAAAAGAGGTTGATCGCATTTTTCGGCTTCGATGCCGTCGGCGCCCCCCATCTCTGGCCGGAGGAGCAGGTCGCTATGCTTCAGGTGCTTGCCGAGATCATCGGCAGTACCATCGGTCGTATAGAAGCCATCCACAGCTTGTCCGAGAGCCAGGCACGGCTCGACAAGGTGGTCGGCGCCGCCCAGGATGCGATCGTCATGCTTGACCCGGAGGGGAACATCTCGATGTGGAACGCTGCCGCCGAGCAGACCTTCGCGTATTCGAGCGCCGAGGCAATGGGGCAGAATCTGCACAAGTTGCTGGCACCGCCGCGCTTTCACGAGGCGCACCACAGGGGATTCGCCGAGTTCGGTCGAAGCGGCACCGGCGGTGCGGTGGGCAAGGTCGTCGAACTTAGCGCGCTGCGCAAGAACGGCAAGGAATTCCCGGTGGAGCTGTCGCTTTCATCGATTCAGATCAAAGGTAGCTGGCATGCGGTCGGAATTCTGCGCGACATCACCGATCGCAAGCGGGCCGAAGACGCGCTTAAGGACGAGCGTTGCCGATTGGCGAACATCATCGAAGGCACCCACGCCGGCACCTGGGAATGGAACGTCCAAAGCGGCAAGACCGTCTTCAACGAGATCTGGGCGGAGCTTCTGGGCTATCGCCTTGACGAATTGTCTCCTACGGACATCACGACATGGGAGAAATTGGTGCACCCCGATGATGTGCCGCGATGCCGCGAGATACTGGAGCAGCACTTCGCAGCTGAGCGTTCCGACTACGATTGTGAATACCGGATGAAGCACAAGCAAGGTCACTGCGTCTGGATTCAGGATCGTGGGCGAGTCGTTACGCGTACCGCCGAAGGCAAGCCATCGATGATGTTCGGAACCCATACGGACATCACGGAGCGGAAG